The following are encoded together in the Peromyscus leucopus breed LL Stock chromosome 1, UCI_PerLeu_2.1, whole genome shotgun sequence genome:
- the Znf575 gene encoding zinc finger protein 575 yields MNLVITGFFPALCSAAPGSSGSKMLGGSVNSEARISEPSLTCQDPVTKGVPHQDLLKPSQPGASGSAPSRPRRRPPPQRPHRCPDCPKAFSYPSKLATHRLAHGGTRPHPCPDCPKAFSYPSKLAAHRLTHSGARPHPCPHCPKAFGHRSKLAAHLWTHAPARPYPCPDCPKSFCYPSKLAAHRHTHHATEARPYPCPHCPKAFSFPSKLAAHRLCHDPPTAPSSQTTGNHRCSSCDQAFGQRRLLLVHQRSHHQSEGQGERE; encoded by the exons ATGAACTTGGTAATCACCGGCTTCTTCCCCGCCCTCTGTTCTGCGGCCCCTGGTTCCTCTGGCAGCAAGATGCTGGGTGGAAGCGTGAATTCCGAGGCCAGGATCTCGGAACCTAGTCTCACTTGCCAGGACCCAGTGACCAAAGGAG TTCCCCACCAGGACCTGCTGAAACCCAGCCAGCCCGGTGCATCTGGGAGCGCGCCCTCCCGGCCCCGCCGGCGGCCCCCGCCCCAGCGCCCGCACCGCTGCCCGGACTGCCCCAAGGCTTTCTCCTACCCGTCTAAGTTGGCCACGCACCGGCTAGCACACGGCGGCACCCGCCCGCACCCGTGCCCCGACTGCCCCAAGGCTTTTTCGTACCCGTCCAAGCTGGCGGCACACCGCCTCACGCACAGCGGAGCTCGCCCGCACCCCTGCCCGCACTGCCCCAAGGCCTTCGGCCACCGCTCCAAGCTGGCAGCGCATCTCTGGACCCACGCGCCCGCCCGCCCCTACCCGTGCCCCGATTGCCCCAAGTCCTTCTGCTACCCCTCCAAGCTGGCGGCCCACCGCCACACGCACCATGCCACCGAAGCCCGCCCCTACCCTTGCCCGCACTGCCCCAAAGCCTTCTCGTTTCCCTCCAAACTGGCGGCCCATCGCCTGTGTCACGACCCCCCAACTGCGCCCAGCAGCCAGACCACTGGCAACCACCGATGCTCCAGCTGCGACCAGGCCTTTGGCCAGAGGCGTCTCCTGTTAGTTCATCAACGCAGCCACCACCAGTCCGAGggccagggagagagggagtga